In Citrus sinensis cultivar Valencia sweet orange chromosome 4, DVS_A1.0, whole genome shotgun sequence, one DNA window encodes the following:
- the LOC102618547 gene encoding GDSL esterase/lipase At2g42990: MAHRVYILMLFFIQILRTTGANTKVPAMIVFGDSSVDTGNNNFIPTIARCNFEPYGRDFPGGIPTGRFCNGRLSTDFLSESFGLKPTIPAYLDPAYSISDFATGVCFASSATGFDNATANVLQVIPLWKELEFYKEYQLKLRAYLGVGKANEVIGEALYTVSLGTNDFIENYYAIPGGRQSQFTVQEYQDFLLGIAEDFLKKLYNLGARKISVTGIAPMGCLPVERTTDFMNNDYGCNEEHNNVALEFNGKMMSLLSKLNKELPGFRIVFADGYNILLDLIKKPSKFGFEVADMGCCGSGTFETGFLCTDLFTCTDANKFVFWDSVHPSEKANKIIANYLLTRFLKVFL; encoded by the exons ATGGCACACAGAGTGTACATTTTAATGCTATTCTTCATCCAAATCCTGAGAACCACAGGAGCTAATACTAAAGTTCCGGCCATGATAGTTTTCGGAGACTCTAGCGTGGATACGGGTAATAACAACTTCATACCCACGATTGCTAGATGCAATTTTGAGCCTTATGGCCGTGATTTTCCTGGAGGCATACCCACAGGACGTTTCTGCAACGGCCGCCTTAGTACGGACTTCCTTTCTGAATCATTTGGCCTCAAACCAACGATTCCTGCATACTTGGATCCAGCGTATAGTATTTCAGACTTCGCCACTGGCGTTTGCTTTGCCTCTTCTGCCACTGGATTTGACAATGCCACTGCTAATGTTTTA CAAGTGATACCTCTGTGGAAGGAGCTGGAGTTTTACAAGGAATACCAACTCAAATTGAGAGCGTACCTTGGTGTTGGGAAGGCAAATGAAGTAATAGGCGAAGCTTTATATACAGTGAGCTTAGGGACAAATGATTTCATTGAAAATTACTACGCAATTCCTGGAGGCCGGCAGTCCCAATTCACTGTCCAAGAATACCAGGATTTTCTTCTTGGAATTGCGGAGGATTTCTTGAAGAAACTCTATAATCTCGGAGCCCGGAAAATCTCTGTGACTGGGATTGCGCCAATGGGTTGTCTGCCTGTGGAGAGAACGACAGATTTCATGAATAATGATTATGGTTGCAACGAGGAACATAACAACGTGGCTTTGGAGTTTAATGGCAAGATGATGAGTCTATTATCAAAGCTGAACAAGGAGCTTCCAGGGTTCAGAATTGTGTTTGCAGATGGATACAATATTCTTTTGGACCTCATTAAAAAACCTTCCAAATTTG GATTTGAGGTTGCGGATATGGGATGTTGCGGTTCAGGAACATTTGAGACGGGTTTCCTGTGCACCGATCTGTTTACTTGCACAGATGCAAATAAATTTGTGTTCTGGGATTCAGTCCATCCTTCCGAAAAGGCAAACAAAATAATTGCGAATTATTTACTAACAAGATTTCTCAAAGTGTTTCTTTGA
- the LOC102615108 gene encoding uncharacterized protein LOC102615108 — protein MGRKTVGKKGRNVVGEPGESSEEAPLSDSAPHISLSDDDGSPSASPKLSRTKTNKKSKIKGKHPAKSAHRKTRAKTSKPKSPIPVSIPEPPMISPSVSVAPKLYALGGRPATPRDLERVKAKYNIPHSVHLRVPRKGECPEHPHSDGVALHIDLFDLGLRLPLQPFFRKMFTEMKIAPGQLSLPGWRLLTGLEVLWLDIFGEDISYGDLRGLYQLKKSAGLSVAYFATWGVHGNLVRPDPLLKKGYRYGWFVAEGEWGKSIPAGNEVVQVRNFFNEDNITWTKGTCPIYEVGRKVNGVIERFQILQSEGDVLCTSRLARAGLIKESFQSSSGGDSRMDPFGEDFDAFFSRMSGSSSGTLGTSAKGDRPPVVPGGKGKLPVSSLGGSRGTPATHKRKLGSLFSTPGDLMEGELDPVANKRISHLTDCFLHSSESISTDMAMEADKLDLNERYSRALKACHDAAFYLSHGLRDLSGISAVQTEVERLRGEVRLGQSREEKLGEEVRALQGRSDDHARENSRLSRKLEEAESKHGELLSRQPEMMDKAFTLIMTEVWSVEPELVVPRVEKWVDKSAILKAIEDKRTTQAPPSHSPPQSSGVPQVPQADLLSVSAVHVGSSSLAASVPVDAPVEGNDGEDVPPSA, from the exons ATGGGGAGAAAAACTGTTGGGAAAAAGGGTCGTAATGTGGTCGGGGAGCCGGGGGAGTCGAGTGAGGAGGCTCCCCTTTCTGATTCAGCCCCTCATATATCCCTTAGTGACGATGATGGGTCCCCTTCGGCTAGTCCCAAGTTATCTCGAaccaaaactaataaaaaatcaaagattaaaggCAAACACCCAGCCAAGTCAGCCCATAGAAAAACTCGTGCAAAGACATCCAAACCCAAATCCCCTATTCCTGTTAGCATTCCAGAACCTCCCATGATCTCTCCATCTGTCTCTGTAGCTCCTAAGCTCTATGCACTAGGGGGTAGGCCGGCTACTCCGAGAGATTTAGAAAGGGTTAAAGCCAAATACAACATACCTCATTCTGTCCACCTTAGGGTACCTCGCAAGGGCGAGTGCCCCGAGCACCCTCATTCTGATGGTGTTGCCCTTCATATCGACCTTTTTGACTTAGGTCTCCGTTTACCTCTTCAGCCATTTTTTAGGAAAATGTTCACTGAAATGAAAATTGCTCCCGGACAGTTATCCTTACCTGGTTGGAGATTGCTCACGGGTCTGGAGGTTTTGTGGCTAGATATTTTTGGGGAGGATATTTCTTATGGAGATTTGAGGGGGCTTTATCAGTTGAAGAAGTCCGCTGGTTTATCCGTAGCCTATTTTGCTACTTGGGGGGTTCATGGTAATTTGGTGAGACCGGATCCCTTGCTGAAAAAGGGCTACAGATATGGGTGGTTTGTGGCTGAGGGCGAGTGGGGGAAGAGCATTCCAGCGGGAAATGAAGTTGTGCAAGTTCGGAACTTCTTCAATGAAGATA ACATCACTTGGACCAAGGGAACGTGCCCAATTTATGAAGTGGGGAGGAAAGTGAATGGTGTCATAGAGAGGTTCCAGATTTTGCAGAGTGAGGGTGATGTTCTGTGCACTTCCCGGTTGGCGAGAGCTGGTCTGATTAAGGAGAGTTTTCAGTCTTCTTCGGGGGGCGATTCAC GCATGGACCCTTTTGGCGAAGATTTTGACGCCTTCTTCAGTCGCATGAGCGGCAGCTCCTCCGGTACCCTGGGTACCTCCGCAAAAGGTGACCGACCTCCCGTCGTTCCAGGCGGCAAAGGCAAATTGCCCGTCTCTTCTCTTGGGGGTTCTCGGGGTACCCCGGCTACCCACAAGAGAAAGCTTGGCTCTCTTTTCTCGACTCCTGGAGACCTTATGGAGGGCGAGCTGGATCCGGTGGCTAACAAGCGGATATCGCACCTGACTGATTGCTTCCTTCATTCCTCTGAGAGTATTTCCACAGACATGGCAATGGAGGCggataaattagatttaaatgAGCGCTATAGCCGAGCGCTCAAAGCTTGTCATGAC GCGGCTTTCTACCTTAGCCACGGTCTCCGAGACCTTAGTGGCATCTCGGCTGTACAGACCGAGGTAGAGAGGCTGCGAGGTGAGGTTAGGCTCGGCCAGTCTCGGGAAGAGAAGCTAGGAGAGGAGGTCAGGGCTTTGCAAGGGCGCTCGGATGACCACGCCCGGGAGAATAGTCGATTGTCCAGGAAGTTGGAAGAGGCGGAGTCTAAGCACGGCGAGCTACTATCTCGCCAACCGGAGATGATGGACAAGGCCTTTACTCTTATCATGACTGAGGTCTGGAGCGTCGAGCCTGAGTTGGTGGTACCCCGGGTGGAGAAATGGGTGGACAAGTCGGCCATCCTTAAAGCGATAGAGGACAAGAGGActacccaggctcccccatcTCATAGCCCCCCTCAATCTTCAGGGGTACCCCAAGTACCCCAGGCGGATCTCCTTTCGGTTAGCGCTGTT